The Funiculus sociatus GB2-C1 genomic interval TTTTTCCATCCCTGATTAGTCTCGGCCCACAAGTAAGAGAAAACCAGTGTTGATCCCAATTTGGTTTACCTTGCGATCGCGCTGTAATCATTTCTAGTTGATTACCCGCTTTTATCCCCAAAGTAGTCCCATAATTTTCCCAACGGCTGTATTTCAGAAACTTGCCGCCAGCTACCATATTACCCATAACCACCTTTTTGTCATTTTTACTAAAAAAGGTGCCGTTAGCAACCACTGCGGCATTCTGACGCGCCACCAGCTTTGCAAAAGGTTCATCTCCAGTCGTCGCAGTTTGCGTGTTAGCATAAGTAGCATTATTAGCTAACCCAATGGTAAGAAAAATTTCCGGGTCGCTGAGGTCAATGGTTGTTTGATAAAAAGACACTCCGGCGACAGTTTTCTTAGTAACTTTTACAGGTTTTCCTTTTAAATTCGGGGTAGGAGTTGGTTTAGGTGTAGAAGTAAGTTTTGGTGTAGGCGTACTACTGGGTAAAGGCGCTGATGTGGCGATAGCTTGGGGTATAGGCTGTTGAGTTACGTCTTGTTGAGACTTTTCCCAGAGAGCGATCGCTTTCTCCCATAATTGACCAACAAAATTGATAACTTTGCTACGATTTTGAGCAATTGAAAAGAATTCGGTTAAGACTTTAGCTAGTGCTAAACCTATTAAAAATAGGAAAGTGCGCCGCAACATTT includes:
- a CDS encoding phosphodiester glycosidase family protein, which gives rise to MPECKKPNGCRKMLRRTFLFLIGLALAKVLTEFFSIAQNRSKVINFVGQLWEKAIALWEKSQQDVTQQPIPQAIATSAPLPSSTPTPKLTSTPKPTPTPNLKGKPVKVTKKTVAGVSFYQTTIDLSDPEIFLTIGLANNATYANTQTATTGDEPFAKLVARQNAAVVANGTFFSKNDKKVVMGNMVAGGKFLKYSRWENYGTTLGIKAGNQLEMITARSQGKPNWDQHWFSLTCGPRLIRDGKIWLSPLSEGFSEPNVLNKGYRTAIGFPANRKQLFLISFLASLTLQQEAEIMKAIGCVEAMNLDGGASEALAHNGKILLPAGRNLTNVIVVYDTNYPAPSALKTSWRRFQDGERPYIPG